Part of the Ochotona princeps isolate mOchPri1 chromosome 15, mOchPri1.hap1, whole genome shotgun sequence genome, CCTGCACAGATGACTAGTACAGGCTGGTTATCTGCACACTGCAGCTTAGAGGATGCAAGATAGGACTGTCTGTGATTACATCTTACGATAATGTCAGCAGCTGTTTTATATCCTGTAAGTTGCAAAGGGCCTTGCCCCCTAGCTGGAAACTCCTGGGGAGCGGGGAGCAGTAATGGTTCCTGAATTTTCATCCAGGAACACTGAGGTTCAAGAGCCCTGATTACCTCAAGCTCACTCAGGAAGTGAGGGCATGAAGTCACCCCAGTGTCCTCCGTTGCAATGCTAGGCTTCAGCCCTCACATTTCCCCGGCACCCTCAGAACTGGGAGGTACAGCTGGAAAAGCTGCACGTGGCGGGATTGCCAGTAGAAGCTGAGAAGGCGTGAAAGGGCAGAAGCCGTctctaggccaggctgcagtggggcagggagggTTGGGATCTGCGTGGGGGCAGCCCCCCAGGGGAAGGCCTAGTTTTCAGGTGGGAGAGATGTTCTGAGAGTTCCCATGATTAGCAGAGGAGCATCTTTTAAACCCTTTATTATGAGAATGTTCAAACAGGGCAGTAGGCTGCATAGCTCTTTGAACCCCCACACAACCTAATTCAACAGTGATTGATTTTGTCACTTTCATCCCtgctactttctttttctttttcttttttttttcctctgctgaaAGACTTGAAAATGCAACGGGTCATGGTCACAGCAcactgcagcatgcatctcttAGGAGGAGGGACCTCTTTTATTTGTGATCTCCTTTTGACACCTAATGAAGTTAGCACTGCTTGCTTGTCATGGTAAACACCCAGCCCAACAGAAAATGTCCCCATCTATCTTGAAAGGTTTTTTTAATGGTTGGATTATCTAGATCAGGCACCAAACAAGGTCTTCATGTTCCCTGTAGTGTCTTTTTTTAAGACCCCTTTCACTTTTTTACCCCGTAGCCAGTGACTAGCTGAGGCGATGAGTCGGTTTTCCTGTAGACTGTCCCAGGGTCTGGATGTGTCATTTCACATGTCCCTCAACCCCCTGTCTTTCCCTTTAAATGGAAGCCAGCACTGGAAGTTTGGGTAgaattgttttgttctgtttgtacTCCCTTGGTTAGCTTCTCTGTTAAGAACCCTTCCCAGGCAGTGCTGGCTGCCCCAGGTTGCATCACACCAGGAGGGAGAAGGCGTCTGGTTGTGTCACTTTCAGTGATGCCAGCATTCATCAGTAGGGTCAGGGGGTGGTAGCTTGTAAAGTTCTCCATTGACCAGCTTTCATCCATTGATGAGTTCTGCTTTGATCAGTTATTTCATCGGGAGTTGCAAAATGGTTATTTTTTGATTCCATCATCCTTCCACCACTTAGACCCATGTGGCTATCCCTACTTACCAGAGGGGCCACATCAATGGTTCATTATTTTGAATTGCCAACTGTCAGAGTAAGAAGTTGGGAGAAAcatcatttcaaaaaaaaaaaaaaaaaaaaaagatctggggAGCTGATGCTGTAGGGAGGCTGgtttaatatgggatgctggtgtttcccACATGAGAGCACCCGTTTGaaccctgacccagctccctgttaatgtgtctgggacagCAGAGGAAGACAACCAAGtgcttgtgggaaacctggatgttGTTCCGGGCTCTTTGGCTTTAGCTTGGTGCAGTCCTTGTTGCTGCAGCCATTCGtggcttgctctgcctttcaaatcaataaatattttaaaaaaaaaaaagtttgaaatttggAGCTGAATAAGATATACATGGCCTGAAAAAACATGGGGGAAGGAAAAGCTGTTCTGGAAATTCTCTGTCCcccactcgtgtgtgtgtgtgtgtgtgtgtgtgtgtgtgtgtacagtatAGACTCTGGAGAGTTCAATGTCCTGGCCCCTCTGCAGCAATGAGACAAGCCTGTGTGTTCTGGTTTGCAGAGAGCTGCAGGACCCAGAGAACAGACCCACGGAAGATAGGCCTAGGAAGATGGAGGCAAAGAAAGGGAGCCAGCCAGATACAGGGAGGCAGAACGAGAGataggaagttaaaaaaaaaaaaatctagagacagaagacaggaagagaaacaaagacagaaagggCAGTTTGAAAAGGAGAACAGAGTGTGATGCCCCAGCAACAGAATAAGACAAAAGTAGAGGAAAGTAGAATGGACGAGAAGGCAAGCATCGAGAGTGGGCAGAAGGCCACAGAAAGACACATATGCTCAAGTGCTTTTCAATCATAGGAAGTGGGGGGCCTTGAGAGCGGGAGACAGATGTAGTGGCACAAGTGAGGTAAAGGCAGAAAGTCCCAGTGAGAATAGAGGGAAAAAGTACAATAGACAGACAGAAGAAGCAGTAGAGAAATAGGGatgggaagggggaaaaaaggaaaagatttttatAGGTTCCTGGAAGAGCCAGAGAGGGAACTAGTGCCCGGTAGAGGGGAGTTGGAAGACAGCTGAGGAGCAGGTCCCAGGCAGATACCTGAGTGTCTCACTTCCCTCGTTGGTGGCTTCCCCGTCTCCCAGTCCCACCCACAGGGGCAGGATACTTCCCCTAGCTCCCTGTGGATGGGCCAGCTTCCCACATGCCCATGCCAGGTGAGTATGCGTGTCACACATGGGATTATAACTGCCAGACTGAGGTCATGAGGCTGAGGGAGCTCTCAGAGATCTGACAGGCACGATGGCTGGGTAGAAACGAGGTCCTGGCTCAAAGCAAGGGACCACGAGGGGTGGCACAGGGAGGCAGGAGTCGGGAGGCCTCCTCTCAGCCATGTCTCCCCCCTGACTCAGCAAAGGAGGGTGGGGAGCCAGAAATTAAGCAGTCACTCAGGGAGACTGATAGAGGGccaaggatgggggtgggggaagcagccCCTGCACAAAGGAGAAGCCCATGTGTACCCAGGCAAACAGCAAAGGAAGTGAGCAAAGCAGtatcccctccccgcccctctcccctgccccaggaTGAGAAGGGGAGAAGGACACAGCTGGCTTGCTCACCTTGAGGGACAGCTGAGGAGCAGGCTCTGAGAAGAGAATAATACTTTCTGTTCCGGAAGTTGCAGGAACCAGAAGGAGTACACTCAGAAATAGACTTCAGTGCCGATGCCCGCTAAGGCCTGGCAAAGGCTCCAGCTGATCACTCTGCTCGACTGCTCACAGAAGGGCACCAGGAGCCTGAGGGACAATCTCTCCAGGGCAGCAGAACCACCTAGACTATCAGACAGCACCCCTGAGAAGCACGCCGGCCCCTGTAATAGCCACTGGAGCGCGGAGGCCCCCAGGCAGGCACCCAGCCTCCACTACAGCCTTCACTGCAGCCCAAGCCGGAGGTCCACCAGGCAGCTCGGCCCTGGGAGCAAGGGCAAGTGGGGCAAGGCAAGGTGTGGCAgcaggtcagggctgggccagagcatgGGCTGCAGGTGGTGTGGGGGCGAGACACGGGGGGACAGGCAGGACACGGAGGGCAAGAGCAGGTGCATGGTGGGCCGGGGAGGCTGGGACAtgaggagcagggagctgcataagaaggacaggcagtgcaggaacaggtggGAGGGGGACAGGCAGGACAGAGACTAGCACAGGCAGAGGGGGGACAGGGCAAACAAGGAGAGGCAGCCGGTGGGCCATGCCCCGGGGATGTAGGGGGCTGCTGGTATGTAGCCTTCTTGTTCTGAGGCCCCAAGCGCAGGCCCAGAGAGAAGTCCATTTAGCTGAAGGagtgccaggctggggctgggtgaaGGGAAGGGCAGGGTGGAGTAGGAGGGGCAGCCTGAGAGAGGGCAGGATTAAACCTAAGACACACACTGAGCCCTTGCTGAGCCTTCTGCAGCTGCGACCTCCCCAAGCCTCTAGCCCTCCCCTTCCAGGCCTGCTCAGCAGCACTCCCCGGCCAGTCTCCAACTGCGCCAGACCAGGACATGCTCTTCAACTGCCACCTGTGCCTGTGCCTCCTCGCCTTAGCTCCTGCTGTTCCTTCCGCTGGAATGCCTGTCTTCTCCACCTGCCCGGGGTCTCTGAGCTCTACCCTTTTATTCCTTCACAAAGTATTTCTTGTGCTATGGGCCTTGCCACCTCCTTGAATCCCCCAAATCTAGGGGgccaaggctgcagctcccagcctTGGTGCACGTATGGGAAAGGAGCTCAGGGAAGCCGCAGGGACAGAAGAGCTCTGAGAGATTGCGTTAGGGGTTGGGGGTTGCCGGGGAACTGGTAGGGGAAGTAGGATCCCTGGGTCCTGGGAACCTTCCAGGGAGAGAGCCAGTcccaggtgtgggggcagggagcctGGCTCTCTAAGGGACACAGACAATCAGCTGCAATGGCTATTATGTATCAGACACTGGCCTTGGAAGTGGACAAGACTGCTGACTTTCCTCTAAGGGAGCTTCCatacaagtgaaggggagggtggGCGCACAAAACTAAACAAGGGAACCAATTTCCACTCATGAGAGTGGCTGGTCTTGCTGTCATGGATGATTTGATAAAGACTGACTTAGGTCAGACTGAGGTAGGTGAATCCCAAGGGGCAGCCTGACAACCCTGCAGGACTGGGAGATAGATGGTACACAAAGATGTTTCAAAAACTCTGTGAATGGGCCTGGCATAATGActcaatcagctaatcctccccctcacAAGCGCCAGAACCcctatggctgctggtttgtgtcttggcagctccacttctcatccaactccctgggaccctgcacccatgtggaagacctggaagaggctccaggctcctggcttgagattggttcagcaccggccattgcggctgcttgaagAGTTAATcagtgggaggaagatcttcctctctgtctctcctcctctctgtatatctgactttccaataaatgtaaaataaatctttaaaaaaaagtccatggagacagaattaaaagataagtttatttggtgcaaaaacaatTTGGAAACTATGCATACAAGGAGCTTCAGATAACTCATGGAAATATGCAAGATGAAAAAACTGAAGTTTAAATGTTctgtaacaaaaataaacttatctttaaaaaatgatttatttctttgaaaggcaaagttgcagagagagagaattaaaatcagagatcttccatcagctggttcactctccaaatgactgcaacagcctgggctgggagaAATGGAAgccagagggcccagcatggtagcctagcggttaaagtccttgccttgcaaacaccaggatcccatatgggcaccaattctaattccTGGtggtccctcttcccatccaactccctgcttgtggcctgggaaggcagtcaaggacggcccaaagccttgggaccctgcacccacatgggagagctggaagtatctccgggctcctggcttcagatcggctcagctctagccattgtggccacttggggagtgaatcagcggacagaagatcttcctctctgtctcttctcctctctatttatctactttccaataaaaaaataaatcttaaaaaaaaaaaaaaaagaaagtaagtaatggaagccagaagctgctactggttctggttctcccacatgggtaacaggggtctaagcactgtaccactctccactgctttcccagacacattaccacagacctggattggaagtagagcagccaggatataaaccagcagcAGTATGGGCTGCCAACCtcgtaaacttatcttttaattttattttcccacaGACTTAGAGGTACCCTCATAGTCCGTCCGGTCCTGGCCAGAAGAGGCAGTGCTGCCTGAGCCTGAATGGAAGGTCACATGACCTGCTTATGGAGAAGTAAGGCCAAGAAAAGGATAAGAAATGCTGGCAGTTGGAATCTTAAACTTCGTGGCCACAGGGCAGGTGTTGAGCCTAGCAGATGAGACACGACTTAGGGCTCCCATGTCCCACAGGGGCGAGTGGCTGGGTTCAGTGGTGgcactggcttcctgctaatatgcactccAGGAGGCTGTGGTAGTGGCTTCTGGGAGTGGGTTCCTGTCACTGATGTGAGAAACTTGGAAggagccctggcccagctctggctgtttcaggcatttgggaagggaactggcaggtctgtctgtgtctctcaaataaagtttttttttttttttaattggtgaaCAGAAAAAGACCTGAAGGAGATAAAGGGCGCAAGCTTTGGAAATATCTATTGGGAGAACATTCCAGAGAGCAAGAACAACATGTGGCATGAGCAAGAAGAGAGTCAGAACAtcctggatcagagaagaaagcaGAGCTCCATTCTATAGGATCTTCTAAGTCATGGCCaggattggtttatttattttgaaaggaagagttatcgggcctggcgcgatggcccatcagctaaagtcctcaccttgcacatgccgggatcctatatgggggacggttctaatcccagcagctccacttctcatccagctccctgcttgtggcctgggaaagcagtggaggacggcccaatgctttgggaccctgcacccacgtgggagacctggaggaaattcctggcttctggctccggatcagtgcagcacgggcctttgcggtcacttgggaagtgaatcatcggacggaagatcttcctctgtgtctctcctcctctctgtatatctgactttgtaataaaaataagtaaatcttttttaaaaaaagaaaggtagagtTATCTTTTTCATCTAGTGGTTTGTTCCCCACACAGCCGTAACAACCAGGTCTGGAtaaggctgctgctttcccagtcacatctgcagggagttggatgggaaatggggcagccaggacttgaaccagcattatgatatgggaagccagtgtcacaagcagcatcTTAGCCCACTACACTGCAATGCTGGCTCCAGAGATTTGGATCTTGTTTTAAGTCAAAAGGAAAAATCTCTGAAGTGTTAGGTAAGAAGGCATAAggggggcccagcgctgtggcctagcggctgaagtcctcaccttgaacgcctgggatcccatatgggtgccggttctagtcccagcggctccacttccaatccagctccctgcctgtggcctcagaaagcagtcgaaaatggccccagagccttgggactctgcacctgtgtgggagacccggaagaggttcctggctcctggctccagatcagcgcagcactggctgatgcagtcacttggggagtgattcattggacagaagatcttcctctctatctttcctcctctctgtatatctgactttgtaataagaataaataattttttaaaaaaaaaaaagcaagcacaaGGATCTTCTGTATCCACACCAGTCTCCACTTAGAATGTTTGGCTGCTTGTGTAATTGGTACAATCATTTTGGAAAATAGTTTGACATTATCTGATAAAAACAGCCTACATGTACAGTTTGACACTGAGTTATAGATCCTACAagaacttttttatttttgatttgaaCAAGTGTAATTCTCAAGTTATCACTAACTTCCCTCAATAATTTACAGTCataaaaaattttctaaaatagcAATGAAGAGAACTTTGAAGGTAAGTAttgtggtagtttttttttttttaagatttatttatttttattgcaaaatcagatatatagagagaggagaagagacagagagaaagatcttccatctgatgattcactccccaagtgactgcaacggccagtgccgtgccaatctgaagccagaagcttcttccgggtctcccacacaggtgcagggtcccaaggctttggcccatccttgactgctttcccaggccacaagcagggagctggatgggaagtggagctgccagggactagaactgatgcccatatgggatcctggtgcatgcaaggtgaggactttaaccgctaggctaccatgccgggcccagtttttgttttttttttaagatttattttggtttcatTGTAAAGgcaatatgcagagagaaggagatgcagacagatcttgcaactgctggtttactcctcaagtggccgcaacagctagagctgaaccgaaccaaagccaggagccaggagcttcttccaacttTCCCATAAAGGTACAAAGTCCCAAAACTTTGTggcatcctctattgttttcccaggccacaaacaaggagctggaagggaagtggagcagctggattatGCACCGGCGCTCATTGGGATGCCAggtcatgcaaggtgaagactttagccactatgctaccaaatggactattttttttttaacttctaaactaatatgtttttattaccattttttaattttgatgatctttacatagttgattagggctcaaagtatcaaggactacaggaaagtgggtaagaccaatgtttccacattctcttttttccttcctgtgtctggggaaaggagagagatgaagggagaagccacacccaccctcccaacccctgtttgtttttttaaagatttatttatttttaccagaaaggcagataagatttacagagagaaggaaagacagacagaaagatcttccatctgctgattcactcccacacggcctcaatggctggtgctggagctgatccaaagccaggagccaggagcttcttccaggtctccaccatggatgcagggtctcaaggctttgggccaatcttggctgctttcccaggccacaagcagggatctgaatgggaagtagaacagccaggaatcaaatcagCGCCCCTCTGGGATCCCTGCCTTGTGAGGGGAGGATTTAACCATGAGCCATAgccctgggcccggtgcagtgtgTAAAACTGCAGGGTGGCCATAACCCATATCAAGAGTACCAAGTGGGGTTCTGGCAGCccttggagacagcagatgatggttcagaggcttgggcccctgccacccacgtggaaggaaAGAGTGGAaagtctttactttttttttttttttgtatttgtttatttttgataggcagagtcatacagagaggagagacaaagaaagatcctctatctattagcttactccccaaattgcttcCATGGCCAATATTGGGCCAGTTTAAAGTCAAgggccaggaccttcttctggctCTCTAACATGGGTACAGAACCCATGTACTTgtgccatccact contains:
- the LOC131481992 gene encoding uncharacterized LOC122455340 homolog, translating into MDFSLGLRLGPQNKKATYQQPPTSPGHGPPAASPCLPCPPSACASLCPACPPPTCSCTACPSYAAPCSSCPSLPGPPCTCSCPPCPACPPVSRPHTTCSPCSGPALTCCHTLPCPTCPCSQGRAAWWTSGLGCSEGCSGGWVPAWGPPRSSGYYRGRRASQGCCLIV